The window AAAGCATTACGTTGCCCCCTTATTTTCTGTAATCAAGTAGGAGCCAATGATAGCTTAATTTTTGATGGCTACAGCCAACACCTAAATGCTAAGGGAGAACTCGTACATCTCGCCAAAGGGTTTGAAGAAGATTGGCTGCTAATAGATCTAAACGCTTCATCTCCCCCTGTTTATCCTAACAAAGTAGCTACTGAAGAGCTTTATAGAGCTCTTATCCTAGGATTAAAAGATTATTTTCACAAATCAGGCTTTCAGAAAGCATGCCTAGGACTATCCGGTGGTATTGATTCGGCTGTAGTGGCTTGTATTGCTGCAAAGGCATTGGGCGCTAAAAATGTGATGGGAGTCAGCATGCCCTCCCGTTATTCCTCTCCTGGCAGCATAGATGATGCCCAAGCATTAGCACAGAACTTAGGCATCACTTATCGGCAAATCTGCATTGAAAAACCTTTTCAAAGCTATTTGGAATTATTAGAGCCCCAATTTAGAGCACTACCGATCGATCATACGGAAGAAAATTTACAAGCACGGATACGGGGGATGCTTCTCATGGCTCTTTCCAATAAACTTGGGTTTATGGTTTTGAACACAGGAAATAAAAGTGAACTGGCAATGGGCTATTCCACTCTTTATGGGGATATGTGTGGAGCTTTAGCAGTTCTTGGCGATGTCTTAAAAAGGGATGTGTATGCTCTAGCTCACTGGATTAATCGCCACCAGATCATCATTCCGCAAAGCACGCTTGATAAGCCCCCTTCTGCGGAGCTAAGGCCTAACCAGATCGATCAAGACTCCCTTCCTCCTTATGAAACAATCGATCATATTTTACAAGCTTACGTAGAAGAGGGCCAGTCCTCTGAAAGTATTGCTAAAAATTTTGATTATCCTTTGAAATTAATAGAAGAGCTTATCCGAAAAATTCACCAAAATGAATACAAGCGTCGTCAGTCACCTCCTGCCTTACGTGTTTCTGAGAAGGCCTTCT is drawn from Neochlamydia sp. AcF84 and contains these coding sequences:
- a CDS encoding NAD+ synthase, whose product is MKILAAQINPTIGALKENTDKILQAIAHGKRIAADLILFPELTLTGYPPQDLLLLPHFMEQVLLQLDKIRKACIDIIAIVGLPRPNPDRREKRLFNSAAIIQNQEIVGFQDKFLLPTYDVFDERRYFEPATSIKIWNLKGKRVGITVCEDIWQHSALVAETSYHRNPIEELLPLKPEFLLNLSASPFSLSKFANRMKVCSEAAKALRCPLIFCNQVGANDSLIFDGYSQHLNAKGELVHLAKGFEEDWLLIDLNASSPPVYPNKVATEELYRALILGLKDYFHKSGFQKACLGLSGGIDSAVVACIAAKALGAKNVMGVSMPSRYSSPGSIDDAQALAQNLGITYRQICIEKPFQSYLELLEPQFRALPIDHTEENLQARIRGMLLMALSNKLGFMVLNTGNKSELAMGYSTLYGDMCGALAVLGDVLKRDVYALAHWINRHQIIIPQSTLDKPPSAELRPNQIDQDSLPPYETIDHILQAYVEEGQSSESIAKNFDYPLKLIEELIRKIHQNEYKRRQSPPALRVSEKAFLTGRCFPIVERWIS